Proteins encoded together in one Cardiocondyla obscurior isolate alpha-2009 linkage group LG07, Cobs3.1, whole genome shotgun sequence window:
- the LOC139104215 gene encoding uncharacterized protein isoform X3 yields METEVRTLKQELARTQDALKTATKKCRELVRELDHRTADHESERILRDQQLSRILRALLFLEARLKQEQKSIRQMLSEKDNVIRNQQLEIAMLRRYTKNYIKSKRDRKTPATDIEINANVDKDLQKDFGNLQRETLQESGIGKEIASLKCEIITRLNPASSGILDELDRNSVRKTHSFAGSDISKTSLTSSENTDASIVTTTTEGSPSLLSTEGFCEGESTDVSPGSTLNKCSNRCTPTTVTDSENETTMILDDENLTAEDRTIIVPTKSRTKAQKTSKCPDVIEAVGIARTESKDDGMDCNFVSEDEEQTNSRINSQEGDKEEPIYINACNEVNERNLQRTEQSRTKDDYSNNNNIETKIGTSELTVEDASGNWYSDPDEDRLNDDVFRHSTYRPNSNHNSVLECVNQILLQDMEEEETSVLSMPRRFKHRGRIVRFQPARLSDIESVGSEMERKNSEDSVSDNKDLSKEEETAETEANASEDEFGMRIVQKESDDDNSKDSKAIPLVIIEPKIDVEETRKILTKPLTNSPPLKMERIEEKACLQMSARGLTIAKNLDYEDIESLPEITTTSPTPPRTPPALPPKPQFRNNTLILKKIPSPSFLIDEKKQQDSGGADPIKKSILGLVSSSSSKAVRNLNLEEAKTSARSSARETKGREEGGFWKNRFNHVRSSFQVRQKEADQAKGAVRVTNIVRHFEEFKIGDPEEQTKDRNRPKDRHLELEHEFDIRQNFEEFNLDECDLSDDPDRPEGDGSEKLGHAGLNSAGQNENSIAKDNNNVPAVGNGIANNNSNGELGSSGYDHFLEATGLSNKSILTPSRLLSNHKSMLKPKDVKYKSRIKATAVLERHGVQTTPTGSTTTTHVRHWTGPFV; encoded by the exons atggaaACCGAAGTCCGAACGCTCAAACAGGAACTGGCGCGGACTCAGGACGCCCTGAAGACCGCCACGAAAAAATGCCGGGAGCTAGTGAGGGAGCTGGACCACCGCACTGCCGATCACGAATCCGAGAGGATTCTGCGGGATCAGCAGCTCTCGAGGATACTGCGGGCGTTGCTGTTTCTGGAGGCGCGCCTTAAACAAGAGCAAAAATCGATCAGGCAGATGCTCAGCGAGAAAGATAACGTCATCAGGAATCAGCAGTTGGAGATCGCGATGCTCAGGCGATATACGAAGAACTATATTAAGAGTAAACGCGATCGAAAAACGCCTGCTACCGACATCGAGATCAACGCTAACGTCGATAAGGATCTACAGAAAGACTTCGGGAATTTGCAA agagAAACGCTGCAGGAGAGCGGTATTGGCAAAGAGATCGCGAGtctaaaatgtgaaataatcaCACGACTTAACCCGGCATCGTCTGGCATCTTGGACGAGCTGGACCGTAACAGCGTGAGGAAGACGCACAGTTTTGCCGGTAGCGATATCTCGAAGACCAGTCTGACCAGTAGCGAGAACACAGACGCATCCATCgtcacgacgacgacggaggGCAGTCCTTCGTTGCTCAGCACAGAGGGCTTTTGCGAGGGCGAGAGCACGGACGTGTCGCCTGGGTCGACTCTAAACAAATGTTCGAACAGATGCACGCCAACGACGGTGACCGACAGCGAAAACGAGACAACGATGATTCTGGACGATGAGAATTTAACGGCGGAGGATCGGACGATAATAGTGCCGACGAAGAGCAGAACAAAGGCACAGAAAACGTCCAAGTGTCCTGACGTGATCGAAGCGGTCGGTATCGCGAGAACCGAAAGCAAAGACGATGGGATGGACTGCAATTTTGTTTCGGAAGACGAGGAGCAAACTAATAGTAGAATAAACAGTCAGGAGGGAGACAAAGAGGAACCAATTTACATCAACGCTTGCAATGAAGTGAACGAGAGGAATTTGCAGCGGACAGAGCAATCTAGAACGAAAGATGATTatagcaataataataatat TGAAACGAAAATTGGAACGTCCGAGTTGACGGTGGAAGACGCTAGTGGAAATTGGTACAGCGATCCTGATGAGGATCGACTGAACGATGACGTATTCAGGCACAGCACTTATCGGCCGAATAGCAATCATAATTCCGTGTTAGAGTGCGTGAATCAAATCCTGTTGCAGGATATGGAAGAGGAGGAAACTTCGGTGCTGTCGATGCCGCGCCGGTTCAAACATCGCGGCAGAATTGTTCGTTTTCAGCCGGCCAGATTGTCTGATATCGAATCTGTGGGCTCAGAGATGGAGAGAAAGAACTCTGAAGACTCCGTTTCAGATAACAAAGATTTGTCAAAGGAAGAGGAGACAGCGGAAACTGAAGCGAACGCGTCCGAGGATGAGTTCGGTATGAGAATTGTTCAAAAGGAGTCGGACGACGATAATTCCAAGGATTCCAAGGCGATTCCGTTAGTCATTATCGAGCCCAAGATCGACGTCGAGGAAACGAGAAAGATTTTAACGAAACCTCTAACAAACAGTCCTCCtttaaaaatggaaagaaTCGAAGAGAAGGCCTGCTTGCAAATGTCCGCGAGAGGATTAACTATTGCCAAGAATTTGGATTACGAAGATATAGAATCGTTACCGGAAATAACAACGACGTCGCCGACGCCGCCCAGAACACCACCAGCGTTACCACCGAAACCACAGTTTCGTAACAACAcattgattttgaaaaaaataccTAGTCCATCGTTTTTAATCGATGAAAAGAAACAACAAGATTCAGGAGGAGCGGATCCTATAAAAAAGAGCATTTTAGGATTAGTATCCTCTTCGTCGTCAAAGGCGGTGAGGAATCTGAATTTAGAGGAAGCCAAGACTTCAGCCAGAAGCTCGGCGAGAGAAACAAAGGGCCGCGAAGAAGGTGGTTTTTGGAAGAATAGATTCAATCACGTACGCTCGTCCTTCCAGGTACGACAAAAGGAGGCGGATCAAGCAAAAGGTGCGGTCAGAGTGACAAATATCGTTCGGCATTTCGAAGAGTTTAAAATCGGCGATCCCGAGGAGCAAACAAAAGACAGAAATCGTCCAAAGGATCGTCATCTCGAACTTGAGCAT GAGTTTGACATCCGACAAAATTTCGAGGAGTTTAATCTGGACGAGTGTGATTTGTCGGACGATCCTGATCGACCCGAGGGTGACGGATCTGAAAAACTTGGTCACGCAGGACTTAACAGCGCTGGTCAAAATGAGAATAGCATTGCCAAAGACAACAACAATGTTCCTGCTGTGGGCAACGGTATCGCTAACAACAATAGCAACGGTGAACTCGGAAGCAGCGGATACGATCATTTTTTGGAAGCGACCGGCCTTAGCAATAAGTCGATTCTAACGCCTTCAAGATTGCTGAGCAATCACAAGAGCATGCTGAAGCCGAAAGACGTCAAGTACAAGAGCAGGATTAAGGCCACGGCGGTATTAGAAAGGCACGGAGTACAAACTACCCCGACTGGCAGTACGACAACGACGCATGTTAGACATTGGACTGGACCATTTGTCTGA
- the LOC139104215 gene encoding interaptin isoform X2, which translates to MWFRPEMNSIFYVESDCRTIKAAKNEMETEVRTLKQELARTQDALKTATKKCRELVRELDHRTADHESERILRDQQLSRILRALLFLEARLKQEQKSIRQMLSEKDNVIRNQQLEIAMLRRYTKNYIKSKRDRKTPATDIEINANVDKDLQKDFGNLQRETLQESGIGKEIASLKCEIITRLNPASSGILDELDRNSVRKTHSFAGSDISKTSLTSSENTDASIVTTTTEGSPSLLSTEGFCEGESTDVSPGSTLNKCSNRCTPTTVTDSENETTMILDDENLTAEDRTIIVPTKSRTKAQKTSKCPDVIEAVGIARTESKDDGMDCNFVSEDEEQTNSRINSQEGDKEEPIYINACNEVNERNLQRTEQSRTKDDYSNNNNIETKIGTSELTVEDASGNWYSDPDEDRLNDDVFRHSTYRPNSNHNSVLECVNQILLQDMEEEETSVLSMPRRFKHRGRIVRFQPARLSDIESVGSEMERKNSEDSVSDNKDLSKEEETAETEANASEDEFGMRIVQKESDDDNSKDSKAIPLVIIEPKIDVEETRKILTKPLTNSPPLKMERIEEKACLQMSARGLTIAKNLDYEDIESLPEITTTSPTPPRTPPALPPKPQFRNNTLILKKIPSPSFLIDEKKQQDSGGADPIKKSILGLVSSSSSKAVRNLNLEEAKTSARSSARETKGREEGGFWKNRFNHVRSSFQVRQKEADQAKGAVRVTNIVRHFEEFKIGDPEEQTKDRNRPKDRHLELEHEFDIRQNFEEFNLDECDLSDDPDRPEGDGSEKLGHAGLNSAGQNENSIAKDNNNVPAVGNGIANNNSNGELGSSGYDHFLEATGLSNKSILTPSRLLSNHKSMLKPKDVKYKSRIKATAVLERHGVQTTPTGSTTTTHVRHWTGPFV; encoded by the exons atggaaACCGAAGTCCGAACGCTCAAACAGGAACTGGCGCGGACTCAGGACGCCCTGAAGACCGCCACGAAAAAATGCCGGGAGCTAGTGAGGGAGCTGGACCACCGCACTGCCGATCACGAATCCGAGAGGATTCTGCGGGATCAGCAGCTCTCGAGGATACTGCGGGCGTTGCTGTTTCTGGAGGCGCGCCTTAAACAAGAGCAAAAATCGATCAGGCAGATGCTCAGCGAGAAAGATAACGTCATCAGGAATCAGCAGTTGGAGATCGCGATGCTCAGGCGATATACGAAGAACTATATTAAGAGTAAACGCGATCGAAAAACGCCTGCTACCGACATCGAGATCAACGCTAACGTCGATAAGGATCTACAGAAAGACTTCGGGAATTTGCAA agagAAACGCTGCAGGAGAGCGGTATTGGCAAAGAGATCGCGAGtctaaaatgtgaaataatcaCACGACTTAACCCGGCATCGTCTGGCATCTTGGACGAGCTGGACCGTAACAGCGTGAGGAAGACGCACAGTTTTGCCGGTAGCGATATCTCGAAGACCAGTCTGACCAGTAGCGAGAACACAGACGCATCCATCgtcacgacgacgacggaggGCAGTCCTTCGTTGCTCAGCACAGAGGGCTTTTGCGAGGGCGAGAGCACGGACGTGTCGCCTGGGTCGACTCTAAACAAATGTTCGAACAGATGCACGCCAACGACGGTGACCGACAGCGAAAACGAGACAACGATGATTCTGGACGATGAGAATTTAACGGCGGAGGATCGGACGATAATAGTGCCGACGAAGAGCAGAACAAAGGCACAGAAAACGTCCAAGTGTCCTGACGTGATCGAAGCGGTCGGTATCGCGAGAACCGAAAGCAAAGACGATGGGATGGACTGCAATTTTGTTTCGGAAGACGAGGAGCAAACTAATAGTAGAATAAACAGTCAGGAGGGAGACAAAGAGGAACCAATTTACATCAACGCTTGCAATGAAGTGAACGAGAGGAATTTGCAGCGGACAGAGCAATCTAGAACGAAAGATGATTatagcaataataataatat TGAAACGAAAATTGGAACGTCCGAGTTGACGGTGGAAGACGCTAGTGGAAATTGGTACAGCGATCCTGATGAGGATCGACTGAACGATGACGTATTCAGGCACAGCACTTATCGGCCGAATAGCAATCATAATTCCGTGTTAGAGTGCGTGAATCAAATCCTGTTGCAGGATATGGAAGAGGAGGAAACTTCGGTGCTGTCGATGCCGCGCCGGTTCAAACATCGCGGCAGAATTGTTCGTTTTCAGCCGGCCAGATTGTCTGATATCGAATCTGTGGGCTCAGAGATGGAGAGAAAGAACTCTGAAGACTCCGTTTCAGATAACAAAGATTTGTCAAAGGAAGAGGAGACAGCGGAAACTGAAGCGAACGCGTCCGAGGATGAGTTCGGTATGAGAATTGTTCAAAAGGAGTCGGACGACGATAATTCCAAGGATTCCAAGGCGATTCCGTTAGTCATTATCGAGCCCAAGATCGACGTCGAGGAAACGAGAAAGATTTTAACGAAACCTCTAACAAACAGTCCTCCtttaaaaatggaaagaaTCGAAGAGAAGGCCTGCTTGCAAATGTCCGCGAGAGGATTAACTATTGCCAAGAATTTGGATTACGAAGATATAGAATCGTTACCGGAAATAACAACGACGTCGCCGACGCCGCCCAGAACACCACCAGCGTTACCACCGAAACCACAGTTTCGTAACAACAcattgattttgaaaaaaataccTAGTCCATCGTTTTTAATCGATGAAAAGAAACAACAAGATTCAGGAGGAGCGGATCCTATAAAAAAGAGCATTTTAGGATTAGTATCCTCTTCGTCGTCAAAGGCGGTGAGGAATCTGAATTTAGAGGAAGCCAAGACTTCAGCCAGAAGCTCGGCGAGAGAAACAAAGGGCCGCGAAGAAGGTGGTTTTTGGAAGAATAGATTCAATCACGTACGCTCGTCCTTCCAGGTACGACAAAAGGAGGCGGATCAAGCAAAAGGTGCGGTCAGAGTGACAAATATCGTTCGGCATTTCGAAGAGTTTAAAATCGGCGATCCCGAGGAGCAAACAAAAGACAGAAATCGTCCAAAGGATCGTCATCTCGAACTTGAGCAT GAGTTTGACATCCGACAAAATTTCGAGGAGTTTAATCTGGACGAGTGTGATTTGTCGGACGATCCTGATCGACCCGAGGGTGACGGATCTGAAAAACTTGGTCACGCAGGACTTAACAGCGCTGGTCAAAATGAGAATAGCATTGCCAAAGACAACAACAATGTTCCTGCTGTGGGCAACGGTATCGCTAACAACAATAGCAACGGTGAACTCGGAAGCAGCGGATACGATCATTTTTTGGAAGCGACCGGCCTTAGCAATAAGTCGATTCTAACGCCTTCAAGATTGCTGAGCAATCACAAGAGCATGCTGAAGCCGAAAGACGTCAAGTACAAGAGCAGGATTAAGGCCACGGCGGTATTAGAAAGGCACGGAGTACAAACTACCCCGACTGGCAGTACGACAACGACGCATGTTAGACATTGGACTGGACCATTTGTCTGA
- the C1galta gene encoding glycoprotein-N-acetylgalactosamine 3-beta-galactosyltransferase 1 isoform X2, translating to MVQQRLPSFDSGRGGRRFILTLSAGMVFGFLSACLLITSTRDVPHMFNWVPGSSSFSRDPHHYSELESEIGPETEVKFHGDDEDFHKGEDRIAQDMAKKVRVLCWVMTGPKNHQSKARHVKATWGKRCNVLLFMSSAADASLPTVVLPVNEGRDNLWAKTKEAFKYAYEKYKDKVDWFMKADDDTYVVVENLRYMLSSYNPNSSLYFGCRFKPFVKQGYMSGGAGYVLSKEGLRKFVEEGLPDKTKCRPDNGGAEDVEMGKCLEKLGVRAMDTRDPHGRGRFFPFVPEHHLIPNHVDKNFWYWKYIYYDTKDGLNCCSDSAVSFHYVSPNMMYVLEYLIYHLRPYGINHSLEKFSPDRPSTLTEY from the exons atgGTGCAGCAGCGGCTTCCTAGTTTCGAta GCGGACGAGGTGGACGGCGATTTATATTGACACTCTCTGCTGGAATGGTTTTCGGCTTTTTATCGGCGTGCTTGCTCATTACATCCACGAGAGATGTACCGCACATGTTCAATTGGGTGCCAGGTAGCTCTAGCTTTTCTAGAGATCCTCATCATTACTCAGAACTGGAGTCAGAG atTGGTCCTGAAACGGAAGTAAAGTTTCATGGTGATGATGAAGATTTTCACAAGGGAGAGGACAGAATAGCTCAGGACATGGCGAAAAAAGTGCGTGTTCTTTGCTGGGTTATGACTGGTCCGAAAAATCATCAGAGTAAGGCTCGTCATGTAAAAGCGACGTGGGGAAAACGCTGCAATGTACTTCTTTTTATGAGTTCTGCGGCAG ACGCCAGCTTACCTACTGTAGTGTTGCCAGTAAACGAGGGCAGAGATAACCTGTGGGCTAAAACCAAAGAAGCGTTTAAATACGCCTATGAGAAGTACAAAGATAAAGTAGATTGGTTTATGAAAGCTGATGACGACAC ATACGTAGTAGTTGAAAATCTGCGATATATGCTATCGTCGTACAATCCAAATTCATCATTATACTTCGGATGCAGATTTAAACCTTTCGTAAAGCAAGGTTATATGAGCGGAGGCGCTGGATATGTACTTAGTAAAGAAGGGTTACGTAAATTTGTGGAAGAAGGCTTACCTGATAAGACCAAGTGCCGACCGGACAACGGCGGTGCCGAAGACGTTGAGATGGGAAAATGTCTTGAAAAACTTGGCGTGCGCGCGATGGATACCAGGGATCCTCACGGGCGCGGTAGATTCTTTCCATTCGTACCAGAGCATCATTTAATACCAAATCATGTAGACAAGAATTTCTGGTATTGGAAGTATATCTATTATGATACCAAGGATGGCTTGAACTGCTGTTCGGATAGTGCCGTTTCATTCCACTATGTGTCACCAAATATGATGTACGTTTTggagtatttaatttaccaTTTGAGGCCATATGGTATTAATCACAGTTTGGAGAAATTTTCTCCAGACCGACCGTCAACGTTGACCGAATACTAG
- the C1galta gene encoding glycoprotein-N-acetylgalactosamine 3-beta-galactosyltransferase 1 isoform X1 has translation MVQQRLPSFDIFSTGGRGGRRFILTLSAGMVFGFLSACLLITSTRDVPHMFNWVPGSSSFSRDPHHYSELESEIGPETEVKFHGDDEDFHKGEDRIAQDMAKKVRVLCWVMTGPKNHQSKARHVKATWGKRCNVLLFMSSAADASLPTVVLPVNEGRDNLWAKTKEAFKYAYEKYKDKVDWFMKADDDTYVVVENLRYMLSSYNPNSSLYFGCRFKPFVKQGYMSGGAGYVLSKEGLRKFVEEGLPDKTKCRPDNGGAEDVEMGKCLEKLGVRAMDTRDPHGRGRFFPFVPEHHLIPNHVDKNFWYWKYIYYDTKDGLNCCSDSAVSFHYVSPNMMYVLEYLIYHLRPYGINHSLEKFSPDRPSTLTEY, from the exons atgGTGCAGCAGCGGCTTCCTAGTTTCGAta TTTTTTCCACAGGCGGACGAGGTGGACGGCGATTTATATTGACACTCTCTGCTGGAATGGTTTTCGGCTTTTTATCGGCGTGCTTGCTCATTACATCCACGAGAGATGTACCGCACATGTTCAATTGGGTGCCAGGTAGCTCTAGCTTTTCTAGAGATCCTCATCATTACTCAGAACTGGAGTCAGAG atTGGTCCTGAAACGGAAGTAAAGTTTCATGGTGATGATGAAGATTTTCACAAGGGAGAGGACAGAATAGCTCAGGACATGGCGAAAAAAGTGCGTGTTCTTTGCTGGGTTATGACTGGTCCGAAAAATCATCAGAGTAAGGCTCGTCATGTAAAAGCGACGTGGGGAAAACGCTGCAATGTACTTCTTTTTATGAGTTCTGCGGCAG ACGCCAGCTTACCTACTGTAGTGTTGCCAGTAAACGAGGGCAGAGATAACCTGTGGGCTAAAACCAAAGAAGCGTTTAAATACGCCTATGAGAAGTACAAAGATAAAGTAGATTGGTTTATGAAAGCTGATGACGACAC ATACGTAGTAGTTGAAAATCTGCGATATATGCTATCGTCGTACAATCCAAATTCATCATTATACTTCGGATGCAGATTTAAACCTTTCGTAAAGCAAGGTTATATGAGCGGAGGCGCTGGATATGTACTTAGTAAAGAAGGGTTACGTAAATTTGTGGAAGAAGGCTTACCTGATAAGACCAAGTGCCGACCGGACAACGGCGGTGCCGAAGACGTTGAGATGGGAAAATGTCTTGAAAAACTTGGCGTGCGCGCGATGGATACCAGGGATCCTCACGGGCGCGGTAGATTCTTTCCATTCGTACCAGAGCATCATTTAATACCAAATCATGTAGACAAGAATTTCTGGTATTGGAAGTATATCTATTATGATACCAAGGATGGCTTGAACTGCTGTTCGGATAGTGCCGTTTCATTCCACTATGTGTCACCAAATATGATGTACGTTTTggagtatttaatttaccaTTTGAGGCCATATGGTATTAATCACAGTTTGGAGAAATTTTCTCCAGACCGACCGTCAACGTTGACCGAATACTAG
- the LOC139104215 gene encoding uncharacterized protein isoform X1 yields the protein MIVSTILSSVTGFHRRQSHDGRHVDLKMETEVRTLKQELARTQDALKTATKKCRELVRELDHRTADHESERILRDQQLSRILRALLFLEARLKQEQKSIRQMLSEKDNVIRNQQLEIAMLRRYTKNYIKSKRDRKTPATDIEINANVDKDLQKDFGNLQRETLQESGIGKEIASLKCEIITRLNPASSGILDELDRNSVRKTHSFAGSDISKTSLTSSENTDASIVTTTTEGSPSLLSTEGFCEGESTDVSPGSTLNKCSNRCTPTTVTDSENETTMILDDENLTAEDRTIIVPTKSRTKAQKTSKCPDVIEAVGIARTESKDDGMDCNFVSEDEEQTNSRINSQEGDKEEPIYINACNEVNERNLQRTEQSRTKDDYSNNNNIETKIGTSELTVEDASGNWYSDPDEDRLNDDVFRHSTYRPNSNHNSVLECVNQILLQDMEEEETSVLSMPRRFKHRGRIVRFQPARLSDIESVGSEMERKNSEDSVSDNKDLSKEEETAETEANASEDEFGMRIVQKESDDDNSKDSKAIPLVIIEPKIDVEETRKILTKPLTNSPPLKMERIEEKACLQMSARGLTIAKNLDYEDIESLPEITTTSPTPPRTPPALPPKPQFRNNTLILKKIPSPSFLIDEKKQQDSGGADPIKKSILGLVSSSSSKAVRNLNLEEAKTSARSSARETKGREEGGFWKNRFNHVRSSFQVRQKEADQAKGAVRVTNIVRHFEEFKIGDPEEQTKDRNRPKDRHLELEHEFDIRQNFEEFNLDECDLSDDPDRPEGDGSEKLGHAGLNSAGQNENSIAKDNNNVPAVGNGIANNNSNGELGSSGYDHFLEATGLSNKSILTPSRLLSNHKSMLKPKDVKYKSRIKATAVLERHGVQTTPTGSTTTTHVRHWTGPFV from the exons atggaaACCGAAGTCCGAACGCTCAAACAGGAACTGGCGCGGACTCAGGACGCCCTGAAGACCGCCACGAAAAAATGCCGGGAGCTAGTGAGGGAGCTGGACCACCGCACTGCCGATCACGAATCCGAGAGGATTCTGCGGGATCAGCAGCTCTCGAGGATACTGCGGGCGTTGCTGTTTCTGGAGGCGCGCCTTAAACAAGAGCAAAAATCGATCAGGCAGATGCTCAGCGAGAAAGATAACGTCATCAGGAATCAGCAGTTGGAGATCGCGATGCTCAGGCGATATACGAAGAACTATATTAAGAGTAAACGCGATCGAAAAACGCCTGCTACCGACATCGAGATCAACGCTAACGTCGATAAGGATCTACAGAAAGACTTCGGGAATTTGCAA agagAAACGCTGCAGGAGAGCGGTATTGGCAAAGAGATCGCGAGtctaaaatgtgaaataatcaCACGACTTAACCCGGCATCGTCTGGCATCTTGGACGAGCTGGACCGTAACAGCGTGAGGAAGACGCACAGTTTTGCCGGTAGCGATATCTCGAAGACCAGTCTGACCAGTAGCGAGAACACAGACGCATCCATCgtcacgacgacgacggaggGCAGTCCTTCGTTGCTCAGCACAGAGGGCTTTTGCGAGGGCGAGAGCACGGACGTGTCGCCTGGGTCGACTCTAAACAAATGTTCGAACAGATGCACGCCAACGACGGTGACCGACAGCGAAAACGAGACAACGATGATTCTGGACGATGAGAATTTAACGGCGGAGGATCGGACGATAATAGTGCCGACGAAGAGCAGAACAAAGGCACAGAAAACGTCCAAGTGTCCTGACGTGATCGAAGCGGTCGGTATCGCGAGAACCGAAAGCAAAGACGATGGGATGGACTGCAATTTTGTTTCGGAAGACGAGGAGCAAACTAATAGTAGAATAAACAGTCAGGAGGGAGACAAAGAGGAACCAATTTACATCAACGCTTGCAATGAAGTGAACGAGAGGAATTTGCAGCGGACAGAGCAATCTAGAACGAAAGATGATTatagcaataataataatat TGAAACGAAAATTGGAACGTCCGAGTTGACGGTGGAAGACGCTAGTGGAAATTGGTACAGCGATCCTGATGAGGATCGACTGAACGATGACGTATTCAGGCACAGCACTTATCGGCCGAATAGCAATCATAATTCCGTGTTAGAGTGCGTGAATCAAATCCTGTTGCAGGATATGGAAGAGGAGGAAACTTCGGTGCTGTCGATGCCGCGCCGGTTCAAACATCGCGGCAGAATTGTTCGTTTTCAGCCGGCCAGATTGTCTGATATCGAATCTGTGGGCTCAGAGATGGAGAGAAAGAACTCTGAAGACTCCGTTTCAGATAACAAAGATTTGTCAAAGGAAGAGGAGACAGCGGAAACTGAAGCGAACGCGTCCGAGGATGAGTTCGGTATGAGAATTGTTCAAAAGGAGTCGGACGACGATAATTCCAAGGATTCCAAGGCGATTCCGTTAGTCATTATCGAGCCCAAGATCGACGTCGAGGAAACGAGAAAGATTTTAACGAAACCTCTAACAAACAGTCCTCCtttaaaaatggaaagaaTCGAAGAGAAGGCCTGCTTGCAAATGTCCGCGAGAGGATTAACTATTGCCAAGAATTTGGATTACGAAGATATAGAATCGTTACCGGAAATAACAACGACGTCGCCGACGCCGCCCAGAACACCACCAGCGTTACCACCGAAACCACAGTTTCGTAACAACAcattgattttgaaaaaaataccTAGTCCATCGTTTTTAATCGATGAAAAGAAACAACAAGATTCAGGAGGAGCGGATCCTATAAAAAAGAGCATTTTAGGATTAGTATCCTCTTCGTCGTCAAAGGCGGTGAGGAATCTGAATTTAGAGGAAGCCAAGACTTCAGCCAGAAGCTCGGCGAGAGAAACAAAGGGCCGCGAAGAAGGTGGTTTTTGGAAGAATAGATTCAATCACGTACGCTCGTCCTTCCAGGTACGACAAAAGGAGGCGGATCAAGCAAAAGGTGCGGTCAGAGTGACAAATATCGTTCGGCATTTCGAAGAGTTTAAAATCGGCGATCCCGAGGAGCAAACAAAAGACAGAAATCGTCCAAAGGATCGTCATCTCGAACTTGAGCAT GAGTTTGACATCCGACAAAATTTCGAGGAGTTTAATCTGGACGAGTGTGATTTGTCGGACGATCCTGATCGACCCGAGGGTGACGGATCTGAAAAACTTGGTCACGCAGGACTTAACAGCGCTGGTCAAAATGAGAATAGCATTGCCAAAGACAACAACAATGTTCCTGCTGTGGGCAACGGTATCGCTAACAACAATAGCAACGGTGAACTCGGAAGCAGCGGATACGATCATTTTTTGGAAGCGACCGGCCTTAGCAATAAGTCGATTCTAACGCCTTCAAGATTGCTGAGCAATCACAAGAGCATGCTGAAGCCGAAAGACGTCAAGTACAAGAGCAGGATTAAGGCCACGGCGGTATTAGAAAGGCACGGAGTACAAACTACCCCGACTGGCAGTACGACAACGACGCATGTTAGACATTGGACTGGACCATTTGTCTGA